The DNA sequence AAATACCATCTAAGAACTACCTTTTTTCAATGTCGTAATTGATATTCAAAATTGTAAAAATTATTCCTTGTTGATACTTTTTTTCTTTCTCATTGATTCTCCGTGTAATTCGATGCGGTGAGCTTGATGAATCAGCCTGTCCAATACTGCATCAGCAATGGTTTTTTCTCCAATAATATCATACCATCCCTGAACCGGTATTTGTGAAGTAACGATAATGGAACCCTTATTGTGTCGGTCTTCAATGATTTCCAATAGCGTTATCCTGTTTTGACTATCGAGTGCCTGGAGTCCAAAATCATCGAGTATAATAACATCCTGCCTTTCGATTTTCGCTAGCTCCTTCAAGTATGAGCCATCGGCTTTTGCCATTTTTAACCTGGAAAACAACTTCGATGTATTGAAGTAATTTACCCGGTAGCCCTGGATACATGCCTGATAACCCAGTGCCGTTGCCAAATAACTTTTACCCACGCCGGTACTTCCTGTGATTAAAACGTTCTCGTTCTTCTCTACGAACTCACACTCTCCAAGTCGTAAAATAAGGTTGCGTTCCAGGTTTCGTGATTGATCGAAAGTGATGCTTTCGATGTTTGATTTGTAATGGAACTTGGCATTTCTAATTAGTCTCTCTATTTTTCGGTTGTGACGTTCGTCCCATTCTGCATCAATAATCATGGACACAAACTGATCGATGGTGTAATGGTCTGTTTTTCCGGTTTCGACAGCAGTTTTAAATGCACCATGCATTCCGGAGAGTTTCATTTGTCTCATTTTTGTCAACGTTGATTCATTCATAATAATTTGATTTTAAGTTTATTTGTAATAGTTCTTCCCTCGTATGTTGTTGTGTTCGGGCAATTCCGGATCTTCTGTTGTCTCACCCTTGATCATATCCAGGTTGTTTTCCAGGATGTTTTGTATGGCTTTAAAACTGTAGGTTCCAAAGTCAAGAGCACGTTTGCAGGCATTGATAAGTCTTTGTTTGCCAACCTTTTTCTCAAACGAAAGTATCCCCATGCAACTTTTAAACGCCTGCTCAGGATGGTTTCGGCTTTCAATGATCTTAAAGATATATTCCCCGGCAACCGGGTCAATACTGTTTGCCCAATTGATAAACCGGGGGGCAGTCCAATCGGTTACAAATTGATGGGTGCTCGCTAAATGTTCGGGTGTGGTTGTGTAGCTGTAAAGTGCGTAGTCCCGGGGATGGGTAGCCAACCGATTGTATTTAAAGTAAATCTCGACCGTTGTTCTGGTGTACATCACCTTCACCTTTTTGCGGATGTATTGGTACGGCACGCTATAAAAATGTTTGTCGCAACTAAGCTGCACATGACCATTTTGCATGACCGTTGCCTGTGCCTGATACTTGATCTCAAAGCGTTGGATGGGCAGTGGCGACAGTTTGCCCTTCTCGATGTCATTGTATAGCTCAAAACGTGTGTATGGACGACCGGTGAGCTTTTTGTTGTTGTGTGCATCCAACAGGTCGCCGATGCGATCGTTCAGTTCCGCAAGGGAGAAAAACGTTTCGTCCTTCAGTGCAGCATAAATCCTGCGGTATAGTATTTTAACAGCACCTTCAACTAACGATTTGTCCCGTGGTTTATAAGCTCTGGCTGGTAGAATAGTGGTTTCGTAATGTTCTGCCAGATCTGCCAGTGTTTCGTTGATGGTGGGCTCAAAACGGCTGCTTTTTATCACCGCTGACTTTAGATTGTCCGGAACAATTGCTGCCGGAACGCCTTCAAAAAAACGCATGGCATTTTCTACCGATACAACAAAATCTTCCTTCTTTTGGCTGGCCGTGGCTTCGGCATAGGTATATTGACTTGCCCCCAAAATGGCAACAAAAAACTCAACTTCGGTAATCTCTCCGGTGTCTTTATCCGCGATTGAAAGCTTTTTCCCGGCATAATCAACATACATCTTGTCGCCAGCCTTGTGGTTCATGTGCATCACCGGATTTACCTTCTTTCCCCACAGTTTGTAATACTCCCGGAACTGAGAGTTTTGATAGCCATCAGGATGCTTTTTGATGTATTCTTCCCACATCCCATAGGAGGTAACACCAACTTTTTTGAGTTCCCGTTCCATGTACGGGAAAAAGTCATAAAGCTTTTGCACCCGGGCGCTGATGGGTTCATCGGTTTGGTGAGAGAACAGCGTTTCAAGTTCAAGATCAGTCTTTTGATTGATCTGGTCAAGGGTCAGTCCTTGTACTTCAAAAAGGGAAATGTATTTTTTTACAGTGTTCCTCGATAAGGATAAGTATTGGCTTATAAATAGCTTACTTTTTCCACCGCAATGAAATTTAATTGCTTTTCTAATCTTACTCATGTCCGTTAATTTATTTGCCATAATCCGTTCCATTTTTGAACGAAAGTATGGGTAACGACATGAAAAAAAGTAAGCGTTTTAGGTGGTCAGTTTGCGTCGGCAAAGGGTGGTCAATTTGCGTCGGCAACCGGTGGTCACTTTGCTCCGAAACTGGTGGTCAATTTAAACTGGAAATGGGTGGTCAATTTCACCGTTTTTTCCAATGAAGATACTGCTCACACCATTACTTCTGACAACGGTTCTGTGTTCGCACAACATGAACTAATTGCAAAAAAACTGAATGCAGATTTCTATTTTGCACACCCATATTCTTCCTGAGAAATGGGACTAAATGAATATACAAACAAGCTAATCAAGCAATTTTCAATTAAAGGAAGCAATTTCGATTTATATGATAGTGAATATATAAAACTGGTAAAGAATAAGATAAATCGAAGACCAAGAGAAAAATTAAAATTTCAAACCCCTTCTAAAATATTTTTTGCAGCTTTGAAATGATTTATCGCATTTGTGACTTGAATCTACGATAAAAAAATAAATTTAACAAGGTATCAAAAGAAAATATCTTATATTTGCCTTCGAAAAATAAATTATTTCTTATGAAAGCTTCTCGTTCTTGGTTGTTTTTCGCTATTATTACTACGGTGTTTTGGGGCGTTTGGGGAGCCTTAATTGAAGTGCCTCAAAAGGCCGGATTTCCGCCAACACTGGGATATATTGTGTGGGCATTTACCATGATTCCTTGTGCCTTAGTCGCTATGTATTTAATCGATTGGAAGATTGAAACCGATAAACGATCTGTTTTTTTAGGATCAGCCATTGGTTTGCTTGGTGCTGGTGGTCAGTTATTGCTTTTCGAGGCATTGCTTCAAGGTACAGCCTACATTATTTTCCCGTTTATCTCGCTGTATCCTATTCTAACCATTTTATTATCAGTAGTTATTTTGAAGGAGAAAACCAATCTGCTGAAATGGATTGGAATAGGAACTGCACTCGTCGCTATCTATTTTCTTTCCTATCAGGAACCTGGCTCATCCGATTCACGTGGATATCTATGGCTGGTTCTTTCCTTATTTGTGTTCGTGGCCTGGGGTTTACAGGCATATGTGATGAAATTCTCAAATGAAACCATGAAAGCCGAGAGCATCTTCTTTTATATGGCAGTAACGGCTCTTGTCCTTTCCCCATTTGCCTGGTGGATGACTGATTTTAGTCAACCAATTAACTGGGGGTTCAAAGGTCCTTATCTGGCTGCATTGGTGCATGTTTTGAATTCTGTTGGTGCGCTGATGCTTGTTTACGCGCTTCGATACGGAAAAGCCATTATTGTGGTGCCGCTAACGGGACTGGCGCCGGTTATTACAATTGTACTTTCACTTATATTATACAGTGTCATGCCCGGATCGATGCTTATGATCGGATTGGTATTTGCAGTAGTAGCTATTGCAATCCTGTCTTTCTGATCTATGTTTCAATTCAAAAAAGAATCACATTCTCTCCTGAAATCGGAAATGAATGTTTCGAATTACATTTTTCACTATCAAATTACACTTAAGAAAATGACGAATAAACAATCCTCGCAAGGTGAAAACACCTTGATAATTCCACTACTCATTGTAGGTGTTTTGTTTTTTGTAATTGGTTTTGGAGTCGGAATTAGTGGATTTCTAACTCCTTTTCTTCGGGATGCATTAAACCTCTCTGTGACTGAATCCTATTTAGTGACGGCGGCAATTTTTTCAGCCTTTGTTGTTTTTGGGGCACCTGCAGGTTGGGTTATTAAGAAAGTAGGTTATAAAATGAGTATGCTCATTGCCTTTTTTATTATGGCACTTGGCATGATCCTTTTTGTGCCATCAGCAAATATGGCCAGTTTTCCAATTTTTTTACTGGCCTTATTCATCGGTGGTATTGGGAATACTTTATTGCAGGCAGCAGTTAATCCATATGTTACCATTATTGGTCCACACGAAAGTGCAGCCATGCGCATGTGTTTAATGGGTATCATGAATAAGCTGGCCTGGTGGATGGGACCCTTATTTCTGGGCTTATTTCTTGATTTGAAAAATGTTCAGTTAAGTCAGGTGTCCTTTCCTTTTTACATCGTGACCGGAATTCTGGTAGCCTTGGGAATATTCATGTATTTTGTTCCGCTTCCAGAAGTGAAGGCTGCCGGCGAGGATGAAAATGATGCAAGTTCAGCAAGTGTTTATGCTGCCGGAAGAAAAAGTGTTTTTCAGATGCCTCATTTGTTATTGGGCGTATTTGCTCTGTTTTTATATGTTGGGGTTGAAACCATCCCCATGGTTTCGATCATTGGTTTTGCCAAAGCCGTATTTGGTGAGGGAATGACCAATCCGGCCGGATATGCCAAATATGTTCCAATTGGCATGTTTGTAGGTTATGTTTTTGGAGTGATCATGATTCCAAAATTACTTTCCCAGACAACGGCTCTGAAATTATTTGCTGTAATTGGTATTATATCTTCCTTTTGTGTCATTTTTCTACCCGGTGAAATGGGGATTTACAGCTTGGTCGCAATTGGTTTTGCCAATTCAATTATGTGGGGAGCAATCTGGCCGCTGGCCATTGCCGATTTAGGCAAGTTCACAAAAACCGGTGCTTCTTTGCTTGTCATGGGAATTGTAGGAGGGGCGATATTGCCTTTAATCTTTGGCTTTCTGGTCGATCTTTTTAAAACCGGCGAAATTTCGTCAGTCAGCGATTATCAAAACGCCTATTGGATATTTATT is a window from the Aquipluma nitroreducens genome containing:
- the istB gene encoding IS21-like element helper ATPase IstB, producing MNESTLTKMRQMKLSGMHGAFKTAVETGKTDHYTIDQFVSMIIDAEWDERHNRKIERLIRNAKFHYKSNIESITFDQSRNLERNLILRLGECEFVEKNENVLITGSTGVGKSYLATALGYQACIQGYRVNYFNTSKLFSRLKMAKADGSYLKELAKIERQDVIILDDFGLQALDSQNRITLLEIIEDRHNKGSIIVTSQIPVQGWYDIIGEKTIADAVLDRLIHQAHRIELHGESMRKKKSINKE
- the istA gene encoding IS21 family transposase — its product is MSKIRKAIKFHCGGKSKLFISQYLSLSRNTVKKYISLFEVQGLTLDQINQKTDLELETLFSHQTDEPISARVQKLYDFFPYMERELKKVGVTSYGMWEEYIKKHPDGYQNSQFREYYKLWGKKVNPVMHMNHKAGDKMYVDYAGKKLSIADKDTGEITEVEFFVAILGASQYTYAEATASQKKEDFVVSVENAMRFFEGVPAAIVPDNLKSAVIKSSRFEPTINETLADLAEHYETTILPARAYKPRDKSLVEGAVKILYRRIYAALKDETFFSLAELNDRIGDLLDAHNNKKLTGRPYTRFELYNDIEKGKLSPLPIQRFEIKYQAQATVMQNGHVQLSCDKHFYSVPYQYIRKKVKVMYTRTTVEIYFKYNRLATHPRDYALYSYTTTPEHLASTHQFVTDWTAPRFINWANSIDPVAGEYIFKIIESRNHPEQAFKSCMGILSFEKKVGKQRLINACKRALDFGTYSFKAIQNILENNLDMIKGETTEDPELPEHNNIRGKNYYK
- a CDS encoding DMT family transporter, producing the protein MKASRSWLFFAIITTVFWGVWGALIEVPQKAGFPPTLGYIVWAFTMIPCALVAMYLIDWKIETDKRSVFLGSAIGLLGAGGQLLLFEALLQGTAYIIFPFISLYPILTILLSVVILKEKTNLLKWIGIGTALVAIYFLSYQEPGSSDSRGYLWLVLSLFVFVAWGLQAYVMKFSNETMKAESIFFYMAVTALVLSPFAWWMTDFSQPINWGFKGPYLAALVHVLNSVGALMLVYALRYGKAIIVVPLTGLAPVITIVLSLILYSVMPGSMLMIGLVFAVVAIAILSF
- the gluP gene encoding glucose/galactose MFS transporter; translation: MTNKQSSQGENTLIIPLLIVGVLFFVIGFGVGISGFLTPFLRDALNLSVTESYLVTAAIFSAFVVFGAPAGWVIKKVGYKMSMLIAFFIMALGMILFVPSANMASFPIFLLALFIGGIGNTLLQAAVNPYVTIIGPHESAAMRMCLMGIMNKLAWWMGPLFLGLFLDLKNVQLSQVSFPFYIVTGILVALGIFMYFVPLPEVKAAGEDENDASSASVYAAGRKSVFQMPHLLLGVFALFLYVGVETIPMVSIIGFAKAVFGEGMTNPAGYAKYVPIGMFVGYVFGVIMIPKLLSQTTALKLFAVIGIISSFCVIFLPGEMGIYSLVAIGFANSIMWGAIWPLAIADLGKFTKTGASLLVMGIVGGAILPLIFGFLVDLFKTGEISSVSDYQNAYWIFIPAYLFILYFGTWGYQIRRK